In Alkalihalobacillus sp. AL-G, the genomic stretch TCCTCCAACCCTTTCTCCAACAATTCCTTAGCCTTGTCAGGGTTATTATCTTTATATAGATTATTTCCCGTTAACTTACGGAATTCTCCGTCTCCACTACTTAATCCAAAAGGAATGAACGCATAAGCTGGAATTTCGCCACCTTTTGTAACCTTTTCAGTGAGTAACTCACGGTTTAGCGCCATGCTCAGCGCCTTACGAATATTTGCATTCTTCATAATGTCATTCTCATGATTAAAACGCAAGTAGCTTAAGCTCGCACTTGGAAGTGTCTGAGCAGTTCCATCCTGAATCATTTTGCTCTTAATTGTATTTGGAATTTGGCTAGCTACATCTAATTCTCCCGACTTGAACATACTGAATTCGGTATTTTGATCGCTGACCATGACATAGTTGATTTCATCTAGTTTTACAAGGTCTTTTGCCCAATAATGTTCATTTGGGACAAGCACAAGCTCTTGGTCATGTTTCCAGCTCTTCAGTTTAAACGGTCCGTTTGAAACGAAGGTTGCCGCATTTGAAGCCCACTCTGGATTACTTTCTGCTACTTCCTTATTGATTGGCAGCAGCGTAAAGAATGCGGTAAGTCCTAAGAAAAACGGAGTTGGACGTTCTAATGTCACTTCAAGGGTATGTTCATCGATTGCTTTTAAGCCGAGCTTGGATGGATCAGTGATTGTTCCTTCATTATAGGAAGCCCCATTTTTGATAAAAAAGAGATTACTTCCAAGAGGTGCAGCTACTTCCGGTAGCAGTGTTCGTTCCCACGAATAAACAAAGTCTTCAGCAGTCACCGGATCACCGTTTGACCATTTTGCATCAGGATTTAAATTGAATGTGTAAACCGTTCCATCATCAGAAATAGTCCAATCTTCTGCTACTCCAGGTGCAGCTTCACCATTCTCATCAATTCGGACCAGCCCTTCAAATAATTGATTCGCTATATTTCCTGCAACCTGATTATCAATCAGTGCCGGGTCTATACTTGACGGTTCAGAAAATGCATTCAATGTGATTTTTTGTTCAGTACTTGAGGTGTTATCTTCTTGTTCATTCGAATCTGTTGTCCCAGATGACTGATTACTACATGCCGTTACTAACAAACTTATAATAATTAAAAACACGATAATTGAGTATCTGCTTTTCAACTTCACAATATTTCCTCCCTTAAATGATGAGTATATTTGGAACAACAAGACTTTATAAAATCAAGTTATATAACAACTACCCCCAATATGCACGGAATTAAATTTTTAAAATTCAGTTTTTTATATCAAAATATTAATGATTAGCTATTCCAAGTTCTTTAGTAAACTTATCCATTCCGAATCGTTCTAAAAACTTTGAAAAGTGTTCCCTTCGTTTTCCGTGTTGTCGATAGACTTCCAATACTTCATCTATCAGCTCATAT encodes the following:
- a CDS encoding ABC transporter substrate-binding protein, with translation MKLKSRYSIIVFLIIISLLVTACSNQSSGTTDSNEQEDNTSSTEQKITLNAFSEPSSIDPALIDNQVAGNIANQLFEGLVRIDENGEAAPGVAEDWTISDDGTVYTFNLNPDAKWSNGDPVTAEDFVYSWERTLLPEVAAPLGSNLFFIKNGASYNEGTITDPSKLGLKAIDEHTLEVTLERPTPFFLGLTAFFTLLPINKEVAESNPEWASNAATFVSNGPFKLKSWKHDQELVLVPNEHYWAKDLVKLDEINYVMVSDQNTEFSMFKSGELDVASQIPNTIKSKMIQDGTAQTLPSASLSYLRFNHENDIMKNANIRKALSMALNRELLTEKVTKGGEIPAYAFIPFGLSSGDGEFRKLTGNNLYKDNNPDKAKELLEKGLEEIGESELPTITLLFYTSDIYNQLAQAMQEMWKQNLGVEVELKTMERKVFVDNVKGGQYQIAIYSTGADYDDAQNLMGQFTTGDVYNYSRISIPEYDALMEKADKELNLEKRAQYMVQAEKVLLEKMAIAPLYYRTQVYLQQDNLKNVHRFTIQAVDYREAYVE